TCTTCAATCACTCGGGCCCAATATCGATCAATGAGTTCGTTTAAATCACCTCATCAGAGATAGGCTCGTGTTCGCTTAGTTGAATAATTGCCACTTTCGTGACTGGACTCTGTACTACCCGTATGCCAGGTATATTTATTGCCCTTGACAGGTCGGCTGTGTAACCTTTGCCTCCAACTGGCATCATGATTGATTTGTCTCATAGAAATGATGACGTCTCAGTGGAAGAAAGGAATTGAAGATTGAGAATCCAGGCCCAGACTGGATCGTGAAGTCATAAATGAATCAGAGGACATGTGCAAAAAGAGACAAATGGAACAAGATGAGTTTGACAAGGAAGGCGGTGCAATGTCTCCATCTGTTAGCAAGTACTTTGCAGGGGGTGTCATGCCACGTAATAACACTATGGGATCGCACGTTTGGAAGGTATTTCATTATCAACACGGGATGCATGTTAAAGACATGGAGTTTAGGGCCCCTGCTAGTTGATGCGTAAAGTGGATACTTTGAACAACGCCCGTAGCTGAAATTGGGGTGCAAATCTCGCCTGCATGCGATGCGATGGAATTAGAGGCACAAAGTTGGAGATTGTAGCTAATTTgggtgatgagattgtcaGGGAATAACAAGGACAATCTACtttatgtatatatataaatatatatatcgGAGTGAGTCTAACATAAGAACCATGTGCACATGCATGTGCCTCCTTAAGAATGCATGTCTACTATGACGGAAGGTTACGTAGAATCATAGGTGAATTCAAAGCTGGACAGATTCAGTAATGTGCTTGGAGTGGCCACAGGAGCCGCGGTGCCTGATAGAGCCCGCTAATGCATATGCAACGCAGTTAAAGTCAAAGAGTGGTGAGCACATCCATATTGTATGATACCCACCTAgagaggcagaagaagatatGTACCCACTAATTTCCTCTTCGGGGGATGTTGATTGTTTTGGTTGCTGGCCAAGCAAAATGGAAGGCAGAGAGTGTTGTCATCATTGTTGCATCTAGCTCTGCTTACGCGGCCATTGGACTTTTTGGAAGCCGGAGGTTGGTATAGAATGCGAGCGCATAAGGTCTTGGCTCGGAATACAGGCAGAAAAAGAACCTACATTGCCTCAAACTAGGAcagataaaaaaaaaaaactctCAACTCAATGGATTAGCTAGCGTCTTGATAATTCAGTGGTGGTCGGTGTCAATAATTCACGTCGTGTTGAGCGGTGCACTGATAGTCTGATAGATGAGGCAGAACCAAGTCAGTGGGCCCATGTCTCTGAACCATTAGCAGGAGATTAGTGCCTATGCCGTCCATCCCTATTTCTCACACCTGGTCAATGGACCCGTCGCACCCGTCCAGTCCACACTGGAGTCTGGAGTCCAGCTCGCCCTGGCATCGTCTTGGGCCGGTACTGGTTCCTTTTTGGTCTTCAGTGTCTGAGTGCCCCTGGGATAATGGGCCCCGAAACTAGTGACTGACCTGTCGGTGCCCTGCTTTTGTCCATGAACTAAGGTTTTGCCATCCAACTCGAACCCACCCTGGTAGCTCCCCCATGCTCCATGCAGGCGGCGCCGAATTCCCACCGTGCACTCATCTCGGTCGACCATCTTTCATCTCCTCCCTCCCGTCTCCTCCTCTCTTTTTCTCTCGCTCCTTcgaacttcttctttcctctcCTTGTCGGTAATATTCTCGTCCAGTTTTTCTCTTCACGCCACTCGTTTTCGTCAGGCTCTACTCTGCCAGACTTTATCTAGTTCTAGGAATATTCTTAACTGTTCCGTGATATATCTCAGTCGTTCGCCGAGAAACTCTCAAGGATTTGAAGAATCAACACCATCCAACAAAATCACAGGATCCTTTCCCCTTACAAATTAGGTACGTACGAACGTTCATCGCTCGGTCGACTGGCTCGATCCATTGTGAGGTGCTTGCCGAGACGCGCATTTACTTGGCTTGTGCTCCTTGATTGGTTTCGACCGTTCCGTCCCGTCTTTCTTGCCgtcttgttttctttcttccttcacCTGCCTCAAATAATCTTTTTGTGTAcactcttcctcctccattCACTTTGCGATTTGGTCATTTCTTGCCTACGATTGGAATTGACGCATCTCCTCTTCCCCCCCCTCACGCATTCCTTCCAGGTTGGTTGCCATTGAACATCCCCTTTCCTGCCAAAGGGGGCGTTGCTATCGAGCATCGACATCTCCACGACATTGTACTGCAGTTGCTTGCTCGACACCActcttcatcagcatcactTCTTTCGAGGCGGTTCTACTTTGAACCGACATTCATAGGGACCACCGCGACGGACCTACCCACAGTTTTCTTCACGTACTCGTGTATAATCAACGTTATCTAATTGTTTGTTTATTCAGGCCATAATGCATTCCGTTAAGGTCCTCTCGGCCATTGCGGCCCTCAGTGTCTCTGCCGTTTCTGGTAGGTGAAATCAGATACACCGTCTCGGATATCCTGCTGACAACGACCTTGTCTAGCTGCCACTTGTACCAAGGACGTCAAGATCACCGAACCTACACAAGTCATCAGCTGCGATGTTGTCGACGCCGATGTCATCATTGACAAGTCTGTTGCTGGTGCCGTTGTCATCAACGGCCCCAAGCAGATCAAGGGCAACTTTCAGGCCAAGAACGCTGGAGACCTCATCTCTCTCTCCAGTACCACAATTAATTCTATCACTGGAACGTTCGAGCTCAACAACCTTGAGgctctcaacaacctcgacttctcttctcttgagAGCCTGGGCGAGCTtagcttcatcaagcttccaCGACTCGGCGAGCTGAACTTTGGTACCGAAGGCGTTACTAAGATCAAGAGCATTCGAATCACCGACACTTTCATCAGTGATCTTAGCGGTCTCAGCGTCGCCAGTGTCGAGAGCTTCCAGATTGACAACAACCGAAAGATGAACGCTTTCAACTCCGACCTTGTTAATGTTACTACCCAGCTCCTGATCTTCGACAATGGCAACGACGTTATGGAAATTACCATGAACAAGCTCGAGACTGCTGCCGAGATCCAGATTTCTAGCGCCAAGTCCTTCAAGGTCCCTGCTCTCCAGGAGGTgaccaagagcttgaagttGAGCGCCAACCCCGAGCTAAAGTCTTTCTCCGCCCCCAACCTGACCACTATCACGGAGACACTGTCCCTTATCGACATGAACAAGCTCACCAACGTTTCCNNNNNNNNNNNNNNNNNNNNNNNNNNNNNNNNNNNNNNNNNNNNNNNNNNNNNNNNNNNNNNNNNNNNNNNNNNNNNNNNNNNNNNNNNNNNNNNNNNNNAGGCTATTGATGATTTCCCCaagctcgagaaggtcaCCGGTGGTATTGCCCTCCGAGGTAGCTTCGAGAAGTGAGTAAAACCTCTCTAGCATATAGCATTTCCAAGTCTAACGAGTGATTTCTAGGGTGGAACTTCCCAAGCTTGACCAAGTTAGTGGCAGTGTCGTTGTTTCCTCGACCACCGATATCAAGGAGTTCTGTGACTACTTCGACAAcctcaagaaggacaagaagatcGATGGTGAGGAGAAGTGCACATCCAACAACAAGGAGGCCAATGAGGGCAAGGACGGTGGTGAGGAGAGCGACGGCTCTTCCGAGAGCAACAACAGtgacgatgagaaggatgctgcTGGCATTGTCAGCGTCAACATGGCtgttcttgctcttgcagGTGTTGCTGCCGTTGCCCAGCTCTTTTAAgcatggagatgaagattgcTGGCTTTTCTTTTAAAGGCGTCAttatcgtcgtcatcatgtTTCCTGACTTTTCTCTACGACATATTGTGCTTGGTCATCATGGGGCACAAAATGCTTTTCATGGGGTAGGGTAACGGTGTGTAAAGGATAACCTGTTAGAGCTTAATAATCGATTGTATTTGGACTTTATTCTTGAGATCATGTTCGCCGAGCCCTGAAAATTGACATTTCTCTTAACTCATCATATAAAGACATTTAGTTTGTGATAAacgcttcttctttattCTGAACATCGAGAGTCATCAGGAACCTTTTGATTGCTTAGTTGCTGGTTTACTATGAATATAAATCTATCTCCATCCACCTGATTGTCAACTATTCTTTACATTTGGGTCTTACCAGGTTCCTTGGTTAAAACATTGAGTGAAACGTGCTTTAGTCATCTATCTATTTTCGAGCTTTGTCCCTCCTAAGGAGCATGACACTCAAGACAACACCAACGCCTGAGAGGGGGAGGCTATACGAGTATATTGACTGGAATATCACTTGTTTCATGCTAAATGCCGACTGTGGTAGCTCAAATTTGCTTCTTCCAAATCTGCAATGGATATGTCTCCATGTTGACAATATTTGAGTATCATCATGCTTGTTTCTGCCTCTTAATCTTTGCTTCTGTCCCACTGCCTAGCCTTGACCTGTCGTAAGAAGCACTCTTTTTAGTGGTATTTCCCCTGCTCAAACTTTTCTGTATCGAAGAATTCGGGAACTATTGCATTGCCATTGAATACACGACCATCTAGTTCATTGACTGCCTGTATGGGTTGTCAGCTGTTTGCGGTTGTGAAAGAGGGAACAGGATATTCACCCGAAGGGCTGAAACTTGATTTGTGAACTTGATAAACACTCTGCGACTTTCCTGGTCAATGTATAGTCTCTCCACGCGCCCGTACTGTATCTTTGTTAATTATACCATGGCCTGAAAAAGGACGTAACTTTCACAAACCTTTTCTCCACACTCTTCTCCGATCTCTTGTCCCAAACCTCCtgcaatctcctcctcgagatTGGGCATATTTTCAAGCATATTGCGTAGTACTATGACGTCACTCATAGTACCGAACTTGCCTGCATTTTCCTCTTTGCGCTTCCCACCAATTATCTTACCCTTACCACCTGGCTCGGCCCATCCTCCACCATCTGCGTCGGCTTTCTTCCGCCGCTTCTCGACTTGAACACGCAAAGGATTGACAATTCCTGACTCATCGGCACCAAGGCCACTGCCCTTTGTCCATCCATATTTGCTCATCAATCGATGGGCAAAACCAGACTGGCCTGGACGGCTTGATCGAGCCCGAGAATCGTCATCAGGTTGTTCAGGAAGACTAGACCCAAGAGCTGGAGGCGGGGAATACGCATCGTCTTCGACATTATCCCCTGTTGcgtcttcgtcgtcatgTGGCTTTGAATATCTTATGGGAGCGCGTGATATGGTGGCTGGATTGGAAGGCTGAGAGGGTGATGCCTGtgcaggaggaggagcgtCCCTTTGAGATATAGCTAAGCGGCGAGCAAATGCATCGTCCCCACTAACATCGCTTGGAGGTGGTGCTGGGGGTGATTGAGGCGGTGGTGGTACGAAAGCATATGACGAAGGTGGAGCGAACTGATCTGATAAAGGTAAGAATTTAACGAAGAGGTTGTTGGCAGCGAACTCACTTGAGGGAACATGACGGGTTTGttcgtcctcgtcctcgtctgAGAGGTCGCTTTCGTCGCGTTTACGCCGGTGCCTATAAAGCAAGGCTTTCCAATCTCTGACCTCTTGGACTTTCTCATCACTATGCAAGTACTCTTCAACATTAGTTGGCCGTGTAGGGTCATAAATATCGTCCCAATTCGTCTCGAATTCCTCTTGTtgtctctttttcttcttcttgcgaCCGCCACGCTGACGCTTTTCACCCATACCATACATCCACTCATCTTCCTCAGTTGCGGCCCAGTCTGCAAGCGTAGTCTTCGGTTGCACAGGAGCGGGAGGAGCAGAATTCAAAGCCTGCTTAGAAACAGCTGGCTTGGGGAATGCCGgctttggcttggcttgcttCACCTGTGGACGACGTATAGGTTGAAAGCGAAGAGCGGGATCAATGGGCTTCTTGACGGCAATTTCTGCAGATGTGTCTTCTGCTTGGCTGTACAGAACAGGGGCTGAAGA
This DNA window, taken from Fusarium oxysporum f. sp. lycopersici 4287 chromosome 7, whole genome shotgun sequence, encodes the following:
- a CDS encoding hypothetical protein (At least one base has a quality score < 10); its protein translation is MHSVKVLSAIAALSVSAVSAATCTKDVKITEPTQVISCDVVDADVIIDKSVAGAVVINGPKQIKGNFQAKNAGDLISLSSTTINSITGTFELNNLEALNNLDFSSLESLGELSFIKLPRLGELNFGTEGVTKIKSIRITDTFISDLSGLSVASVESFQIDNNRKMNAFNSDLVNVTTQLLIFDNGNDVMEITMNKLETAAEIQISSAKSFKVPALQEVTKSLKLSANPELKSFSAPNLTTITETLSLIDMNKLTNAIDDFPKLEKVTGGIALRGSFEKVELPKLDQVSGSVVVSSTTDIKEFCDYFDNLKKDKKIDGEEKCTSNNKEANEGKDGGEESDGSSESNNSDDEKDAAGIVSVNMAVLALAGVAAVAQLF